From Chryseobacterium sp. H1D6B, a single genomic window includes:
- a CDS encoding T9SS type A sorting domain-containing protein, with protein MYYKFLLPKILAVLFLLCSLSAFSQLAGSEVQLWEKADPASRDALSCKDDHLLNFHCGIKDKLVKKYIKYSKNKSHTLSLVHTSKEDELIWENPEKQAALGNNTYQKSEGKSIEIRRRPSIFSYTSTADADKGKKDTLKINFEDKNLYEMIFIPKKVKALDLNKIHSYLSIKYGISLEKGKYYSSDGKVIWDPEKHKDFKYRPTGLGRDDGNELYQKQSANQAGQFLTVGKNDIKRTNIENNTLLDNSNFVMWSDDNKDLSLQRDGNFDVLQRNWEINFIGSSIPRNDYKIRIDKSVVNPKSSPLVYWMFLKTADGETTKIQGVENDNYVTFSRVDFKKENETAQFTFAVSPLKDQKDENAGSNSGSVRDGKDLSLDLSKIVLYPNPVKKDQNFTIVFPPMDNLIISIYDGGGRLVTLDKVSSTAGSYMNHLPVQSSYLINLTQNGKIIKTFKLIVD; from the coding sequence ATGTATTATAAATTTCTACTTCCTAAAATTTTAGCTGTCTTATTTTTATTATGTTCCCTTTCTGCCTTTTCGCAGCTGGCGGGTTCAGAAGTGCAGCTCTGGGAGAAAGCTGATCCGGCATCCCGCGATGCATTAAGCTGTAAAGATGACCATCTTTTAAACTTCCACTGCGGTATAAAAGATAAGCTGGTCAAAAAATATATTAAATACAGTAAAAACAAAAGCCATACGCTTTCTTTAGTCCACACTTCAAAAGAAGATGAGCTGATATGGGAAAACCCTGAAAAGCAGGCCGCTTTAGGGAATAATACCTATCAGAAATCCGAAGGAAAAAGTATTGAGATCCGCAGAAGACCGAGTATTTTCTCGTATACGAGTACTGCAGATGCTGATAAAGGGAAAAAAGATACCCTTAAAATAAACTTTGAGGACAAGAACCTGTATGAAATGATATTCATTCCTAAAAAGGTAAAAGCTTTAGACTTAAATAAAATCCACTCCTACCTTTCTATTAAGTATGGAATTTCCCTTGAAAAAGGAAAATATTACAGCAGTGACGGAAAAGTAATCTGGGATCCGGAAAAGCATAAAGATTTTAAATACCGGCCGACTGGACTGGGAAGAGACGACGGGAACGAACTCTATCAAAAACAATCTGCGAATCAGGCCGGCCAGTTTTTAACAGTAGGCAAGAATGATATTAAAAGGACGAATATTGAAAACAATACTCTTTTAGACAACAGCAATTTTGTGATGTGGTCTGATGACAATAAAGATCTGTCCCTTCAGAGAGACGGAAATTTTGATGTCCTTCAGAGAAACTGGGAAATTAATTTCATCGGATCTTCCATTCCCAGAAACGACTATAAAATAAGAATTGACAAATCTGTAGTCAATCCTAAATCTTCACCGCTTGTTTACTGGATGTTCTTAAAAACTGCTGACGGGGAAACCACAAAAATTCAGGGAGTGGAGAATGACAATTATGTCACCTTCAGCAGAGTTGATTTCAAAAAAGAAAATGAAACTGCCCAGTTTACTTTTGCAGTAAGTCCGCTGAAAGACCAGAAGGATGAAAATGCAGGTTCTAATTCCGGGTCTGTAAGAGATGGAAAAGATCTGTCACTTGATCTGAGTAAAATTGTTCTCTATCCGAATCCTGTGAAAAAAGACCAGAACTTCACAATCGTTTTCCCGCCTATGGATAATCTGATTATTTCTATCTATGACGGAGGAGGAAGACTGGTGACGCTTGATAAAGTAAGCAGTACTGCAGGATCTTATATGAATCATCTGCCTGTTCAGAGTTCCTATCTGATCAATCTTACCCAAAACGGAAAAATAATAAAGACTTTCAAACTAATCGTTGACTAA